The Siniperca chuatsi isolate FFG_IHB_CAS linkage group LG12, ASM2008510v1, whole genome shotgun sequence genome has a segment encoding these proteins:
- the LOC122886104 gene encoding bromodomain adjacent to zinc finger domain protein 2B-like isoform X9 — MEFGERLASPSSAPSLHMASSSASSSPAPPQTTSTKCRPAPSPAGSSPLTTCGHLLQITGDESLNMSGSSNGFPLVSHPAFGLYTSNSSRSEFGGLGSLGLSALAAHSQFGTFPDLWRPSEAHTRGAAAFFPPLLGLHPVFASAFNSHDPVHLQSRTSVSVGVIGTVNGRSASSSTGNSAVNTSSFPTKGNMEKTKANSSWSRKSSQDVGQLHQKTIQKTKEKKPNKRPLETSSMSGSQSGSLSDSSSDGEESSSDLDDMEEEDNDEDEDDQSNDSEDSDSEKESRVKVKPLHSKDSVKQAFSLRPKSQNWYKSHQNSASSSSLPTPHKHSSDTLSSHLLSLPHSNDANLFLNHHPNGVIHSGVQDAPLALITKPRSQSSTPSSRPLLAATSPPYPMPINLSTGTKEMSGSSASPLKSSASSGLTHRSRKTKTPKSLHAGKHLQKTNSSCPPVDLVRSSESDIHSSKDSDDSLGDDYDDDDDEDDEDDIGDEDSGSCLSESESNLESDSDGSEDDMKEHGETEADSDAEKTPLKLTKVSLSSHKSSSTLSANCSLLNLKIIKPPSLPSSLLTPTTVTSSGALSNHSTLSPSFTFATLPGSGKRRRVTDERVLRLPLEFGWQRETRIRTVAGRLQGEVAYFAPCGKKLRQYPDVMKYLLRNGITEISRDNFSFSTKIKVGDFYEAREGPEGLQWFLLAEEEIAPSIIAMDGRRSRCTKSEHQLIGDGTGARQWKSHPLNIGENNFQDVSDAKLLRKLEAQEIARQAAQIKMMRKLEKQAMAQAAKEARKQQAIMAAEERRKKREQMKILKQQEKIKRIQQIRMEKEHRAQQILEAKRKKKEEAANAKILEAEKRNKEKEMRRLQAVILKNQELERHRLDMVWERERRRQHMMLMKAVEARKKAEEKERLKKEKKDEKRLNKERKLELRRLELEIAKELKKPNEDMCLADHKPLPELSRIPGLVLPGSTFSDCLMVLQFLRSFGKVLRLDINPNMLNLSDLQEGLLNIEDSMGKVQDLLVSMLSAAVCDPGIPAAHKNKTALGDHLTNVGINRDNVSEILQIYMDGHCEQTELAALALSLRTKAFQAHSPSQKASMLAFLVNELCCSKAVISEIDKNIDHMTNLRKDKWVVEGKLRKLRSIHAKKTGKRDSSVGGEDSHTFVIPTARNKCKRKEGDSEEEEDDDDDSEDQGDDDDDEEEESAGKKGKKAEICEEEDNSVHSTSMEELEKQIEKTYKQQCQIRRKLFDSSHSLRSMAIGQDRYKRRYWVLPQCGGIFVEGMESGEGYEEVKKEKTRQRTAQMISEKEEQLEETKKPVVSSPAESTDGDTSTPESQQDKDSLNLFLQKPGSFSKLSKLLEVAKMAQDSDINSHNSHSARVPTTASYPSYPTSETATTQQGLIDKTDTSVPSLLSASQLKSSPWITCSPLSILHDDQLSKILTEKSNQWFSLLPRSPCDEASVTSGSSPPASSSPLQTISSKSPSSLSPNPLATASSSAPARINNMQSSVLQQVKSGIHQSRLMLCDMSSLPFSGTSLPPMLDLASQHAEGNGNRVFFLANNNSVNKSETPEPLSDKPACASFPAVEVAKTQDYPSPQPIPEEMLCGWWRVSDMEELHCLVKALHSRGTREKVLQKQIQKHTEYMTQLCVNSKDVIDVAELEKQEVSEETVESWCVEEQAMEVDISLLQQVEGLERKVISASLQVKGWMHPEPQSEREDLVYHEHKLFSSPAPERKGQRETSQEELPGSVVRRPNNPLDIAVIRLAELERNIERSSEDEVAPGMRLWRKALCEVRSSAQLSLCLQQLQKSIAWERSIMKVHCQLCQQGDNEELLLLCDGCDKGCHTYCHKPKITTVPDGEWFCPTCVAKSSVCSVIQKSGHSPRSRKQQSRTAGGGKKGIEVKRNGKPSAVGELIKEEAASSNSMPKKGTKEFKKRKGDDSPPSSQARHDGPVSCAKKAKTAKDNNTNGLAMCRVLLAELEAHQDAWPFLTPVNHKAVPGYRKVIKKPMDFSTIREKLTNNLYFNLETFIIDVNLVFENCEKFNEDDSEIGRAGHSMRRFFDKRWTELLE; from the exons GCCATTTGCTCCAGATAACTGGGGATGAAAGTTTAAATATGTCTGGCAGCTCCAATGGTTTTCCTTTAGTCAGCCATCCAGCTTTTGGGCTCTACACATCAAATTCAAGCCGCTCTGAGTTTGGAGGCCTAGGAAGTCTTGGTTTGTCTGCCTTGGCTGCTCACTCCCAGTTTGGTACATTCCCAG ATCTGTGGCGGCCATCTGAGGCACATACCAGAGGGGCAGCAGccttcttccctcctcttctgGGTCTGCATCCTGTATTTGCATCAGCCTTCAACAGTCATGATCCCGTTCACTTGCAGTCACGTAcctcag TTTCTGTAGGCGTAATTGGAACAGTGAATGGTAGGAGTGCTTCTTCCTCTACTGGGAACTCTGCTGTGAACACCAGTTCATTTCCAACAAAGGGAAACATGGAGAAAACTAAAGCCAACAGTAGTTGGAGTCGAAAGAGCAGCCAGGACGTAGGCCAACTGCACCAGAAGaccattcagaaaacaaaagaaaag aaacCCAACAAAAGACCACTAGAGACCTCCAGCATGAGTGGCAGCCAATCGGGATCATTGTCAGATAGCTCCAGTGATGGTGAGGAGAGCAGCAGTGATCTTGAtgacatggaggaggaggacaatgatgaagatgaggatgatCAGAGCAATGACAGTGAGGACTCTGATTCAGAAAAAGAAAGTCGAGTGAAAGTTAAG CCCCTCCATTCCAAGGACTCTGTGAAGCAAGCTTTCTCTCTGCGACCTAAGAGCCAGAACTGGTATAAAAGTCACCAAAATTCAGCATCCTCTTCATCATTGCCGACACCGCATAAACATTCGTCAGATACGTTGAGCAGTCATTTACTGTCTCTCCCACACAGCAATGATGCCAATCTGTTCCTGAACCACCACCCTAATGGAGTGATCCACAGCGGAGTTCAGGATGCCCCCTTGGCCCTCATCACTAAACCCCGCAGCCAGAGCAGCACCCCCAGTAGCAGGCCCCTCCTGGCAGCCACTAGCCCTCCCTATCCCATGCCCATCAACTTGAGCACTGGCACCAAGGAGATGTCGGGCAGCTCTGCTTCCCCACTTAAATCTTCTGCCTCATCAGGTCTTACTCACAGATCAAGGAAGACTAAGACTCCCAAGTCTCTGCATGCAGGAAAGCACCTCCAGAAAACCAACTCATCCTGTCCACCTGTAGACTTGGTCAGAAGCAGCGAGTCTGAtatccacagcagcaaggactCAGATGACTCTTTAGGAGATGACTacgatgatgacgatgatgaagaCGATGAAGATGATATTGGGGATGAAGATTCTGGCAGTTGCCTGTCAG AGTCGGAGAGCAATCTGGAAAGTGACTCTGATGGCTCTGAGGATGATATGAAGGAGCACGGTGAGACAGAAGCAGATAGCGATGCAGAAAAGACTCCTCTGAAACTCACTAAAGTGTCCTTGTCTTCTCACAAGTCCTCCTCAACCCTCTCAGCCAACTGCTCGCTGCTTAACCTGAAGATCATCAAGCCTCCTAGTTTACCTAGTAGTCTACTCACCCCCACCACAGTGACCAGCTCAGGGGCACTGAGTAACCACAGCACTCTGTCGCCATCCTTCACATTCGCCACACTGCCAG gatcagggaagaggaggagagtaaCGGATGAGAGAGTTCTACGGTTGCCTCTTGAGTTTGG TTGGCAAAGAGAGACCCGAATCAGGACTGTGGCAGGTCGTCTACAAGGAGAGGTCGCTTACTTTGCCCCATGTGGGAAGAAGCTGCGTCAGTATCCTGATGTAATGAAG TACTTACTCCGGAATGgaataactgaaatatcacGGGATAACTTCAGCTTCAGTACAAAAATTAAAGTTGGTGACTTCTATGAAGCCAGAGAAGGACCAGAG GGTCTACAGTGGTTCTTGCTGGCGGAGGAGGAGATCGCTCCCAGTATCATAGCGATGGATGGGAGGCGTAGCCGTTGCACAAAGTCTGAGCACCAGCTGATAGGTGATGGCACTGGGGCCAGACAATGGAAGTCTCATCCTCTTAATATTGGTGAAAATAACTTCCAAGATGTCAGTGACGCCAAGCTGCTACGCAAACTGGAGGCTCAAG AAATAGCTCGACAGGCTGCTCAGATCAAAATGATGAGAAAACTTGAGAAGCAAGCCATGGCGCAAGCGGCCAAGGAGGCAAGGAAGCAACAAG CAATAATGGCTGCAGAAGAGAGGCGGAAAAAGAGGGAGCAGATGAAAATTCTTAAACAGCAA GAGAAGATCAAGCGCATTCAGCAAATTCGTATGGAGAAAGAACACCGTGCACAGCAAATTCTCGAG gcaaaaagaaagaagaaagaagaagcagCCAATGCCAAAATACTGGAGGCTGAGAAGCGAAACAAG GAGAAGGAGATGCGAAGACTGCAAGCTGTCATACTGAAGAACCAG GAGTTGGAGAGGCATAGACTAGATATGGTATGG GAGAGGGAAAGGCGCAGGCAGCACATGATGCTCATGAAGGCTGTGGAGGCCCGTAAGAAGGCAGAG GAGAAAGAGCGtctgaagaaagagaagaaggatGAGAAGCGGTTAAATAAAGAGAGGAAGCTGGAGCTCAGAAGACTGGAACTGGAAATAGCGAAAGAGCTGAAGAAGCCAAATGAAGACATGTGTTTAGCAGATCATAAG CCACTTCCAGAGTTGTCCCGGATCCCTGGTCTGGTCTTACCAGGAAGTACTTTCTCCGACTGCCTGATGGTGCTGCAATTTCTACGCAGCTTTGGGAAAGTCCTGAGGTTAGACATAAATCCAAACATGCTCAACCTAAGTGATCTTCAAGAGGGGTTGCTCAACATTGAGGACAGCATGGGCAAGGTGCAGGACCTGCTGGTGAGCATGCtttctgcagctgtgtgtgatcCTGGTATACCTGCAGCTCACAAG AATAAGACTGCCTTGGGGGACCACCTGACTAATGTGGGGATCAACCGAGACAATGTGTCTGAGATCCTGCAGATCTACATGGATGGTCACTGTGAGCAGACAGAGCTGGCTGCTCTGGCCCTCAGCCTCAGGACCAAGGCGTTTCAGGCCCACAGCCCGTCACAGAAGGCCTCCATGCTAGCATTCCTGGTTAATGAGCTGTGCTGCAGTAAGGCTGTGATCAG TGAGATCGACAAAAACATAGATCACATGACCAACCTGAGGAAGGATAAGTGGGTTGTCGAGGGAAAGCTTCGCAA ACTGAGGAGCATCCATGCCAAGAAGACAGGGAAGAGAGACAGCAGTGTGGGGGGAGAGGACAGCCACACTTTTGTCATCCCCACTGCCAGAAACAAATGCAAGAGGAAAGAAGGGgacagtgaggaggaagaggacgatgACGACGACAGTGAAGACCAAGGAGACGATGAcgatgatgaggaagaagaatCGGCAGGGAAGAAGGGGAAGAAAGCAGAGATATGTGAAGAGGAG GACAACAGTGTACACTCGACCAGcatggaggagctggagaaacAGATAGAGAAAACATACAAG cAACAGTGTCAGATCAGACGGAAGTTATTTGACTCCTCTCACTCACTGCGCTCCATGGCGATTGGACAGGACCGCTACAAGAGACGTTACTGGGTCCTTCCGCAGTGTGGTGGCATCTTTGTGGAAGGCATGGAGAGTGGTGAAG GTTATGAAGaggtgaagaaagagaagacaAGACAGAGGACTGCTCAGATGATCAGTGAAAAAGAAGAGCAGCTGGAAGAGACAAAGAAGCCAGTGGTCTCCAGCCCAGCAGAGAGCACAGACGGTGATACATCCACACCAGAGAGTCAGCAGGACAAAGACAGCCTGAATCTCTTCCTCCAAAAACCCGGCTCCTTCTCTAAGCTTAGCAAACTCCTTGAAGTAGCCAAAATGGCTCAAGATTCAGACATCAATTCTCACAACAGTCATTCTGCTAGAGTCCCTACCACTGCATCTTATCCCTCATATCCCACCTCTGAGACAGCCACTACTCAGCAGGGACTGATAGATAAAACAGACACTTCAGTGCCATCTCTGCTTAGTGCCTCCCAGCTCAAAAGCAGTCCCTGGATAACCTGTAGCCCCCTGTCTATCCTTCATGACGACCAGCTCTCCAAGATACTGACGGAAAAGAGCAACCAGTGGTTTAGCCTCTTGCCTCGCTCTCCTTGCGACGAGGCCTCGGTCACCTCTGGTTCCAGCCCCCCagcctcctcgtctcctctaCAGACCATCAGCTCCAaatccccctcctccctctcccctaaTCCCCTAGCTACAGCCAGCTCCAGTGCTCCTGCTAGGATCAATAACATGCAGTCGTCTGTCCTTCAG CAAGTAAAGTCTGGCATTCATCAAAGCAGACTGATGCTGTGTGACATGTCCAGCCTGCCCTTCTCTGGTACTTCTCTACCCCCCATGCTGGATCTGGCCTCCCAGCATGCAGAGGGTAATGGCAACAGGGTCTTCTTCCTGGCAAATAACAATTCTGTCAACAAGAGTGAGACCCCAGAGCCCCTGAGTGACAAGCCTGCTTGTGCCTCATTCCCTGCTGTGGAGGTGGCCAAGACCCAGGACTACCCTAGTCCTCAGCCTATCCCCGAAG agATGCTGTGTGGCTGGTGGAGGGTGTCAGACATGGAGGAACTGCACTGTCTGGTCAAGGCCCTCCATAGCCGAGGCACCAGAGAGAAGGTCTTGCAGAAACAGATCCAAAAACATACGGAGTATATGACCCAGCTCTGTGTCAACAGCAAAGATG TGATTGATGTGGCAGAGCTGGAGAAGCAGGAGGTGAGTGAGGAGACAGTGGAGAGTTGGTGTGTTGAGGAGCAGGCCATGGAGGTGGACATCAGCCTGCTGCAGCAGGTCGAGGGTCTGGAGAGGAAAGTCATCTCTGCCAGCCTGCAGGTCAAG GGCTGGATGCATCCCGAGCCCCAGTCAGAGAGGGAGGATCTGGTCTATCATGAGCACAAGCTCTTCTCTTCCCCTGCTCCAGAAAGGAAGGGACAGAGAGAAACCAGCCAGGAGGAACTTCCTGGCAGCGTGGTGCGACGGCCCAACAATCCACTTGATATTGCTGTCATCAGGCTGGCAGAGCTGGAGAGGAACATCGAGCGAAG CAGTGAGGATGAGGTGGCTCCGGGGATGAGGTTGTGGCGTAAAGCCCTCTGTGAAGTCCGCAGCTCAGCTCAGCTGTCACTCtgccttcagcagctgcagaaatCCATTGCTTGGGAACGATCCATCATGAAAGTG CACTGCCAGCTGTGTCAACAGGGGGATAATGAAGAACTGCTCTTACTCTGTGATGGCTGTGACAAAGGCTGCCACACATACTGCCATAAACCCAAGATCACTACAGTGCCTGACGGCGAATGGTTTTGTCCCACTTGTGTAGCGAAG TCTTCTGTGTGTTCTGTCATTCAGAAAAGTGGTCATTCCCCCCGGAGCAGGAAGCAACAGAGccgaacagctggaggagggaagaaaggcATTGAGGTAAAACGAAATGGTAAGCCATCTGCAGTTGGAGAGCTCATCAAAGAGGAGGCTGCCAGCAGCAACAGCATGCCAAAGAAAGGTACCAAGGAGTTcaagaagaggaaaggagacgACAGCCCACCCAGCTCCCAGGCCAGGCATGACGGCCCTGTCTCCTGTGCAAAAAAAGCCAAAACGGCCAAAGACAACAATACAAATGGGCTCGCGATGTGCCG AGTGCTGCTGGCTGAGCTAGAGGCCCATCAGGATGCTTGGCCCTTCCTCACGCCGGTCAACCACAAAGCTGTCCCTGGATACAGGAAGGTCATCAAGAAGCCCATGGACTTCTCCACCATCAGAGAAAAGC